A single window of uncultured Methanospirillum sp. DNA harbors:
- the kdpA gene encoding potassium-transporting ATPase subunit KdpA, protein MRQIRPAIVIFVLLTIITGIIYPLLVTGLAMIFFPWQANGSLFDLHGHHAGSALIGQPFTSEKYFWSRLSATSPSYNSSLSSGSNYGPTNPALVDRVTSSVLEMQTRSLQATDLIPVDLVTTSASGLDPDISVASAYYQIPRVANARGIDTSILTGLVNQHIQNPQFGVLGESRINVLSLNQDLDSYQSPNNQLTSSLSTKISEKTPIILGIRASDWLQFVIFFVLLVALVIPVGRYMVHIYQGTGSGTNVFRRSESWILSRAGIKNDDEMDWKTFAFALMIFNILGIIVVFILQQIQHYLPLNPLNLGAVAPDLSLNTGVSFTTNTNWQAYAGETTLSYLTQMLGLTVQNFLSAATGMAVLVALIYGFTRKQAGSIGNFWVLLIRSIWILLPLSIIFSLILVSQGTIQNFNGPATVQLLDPLTDNGSTVAITQVIPQGPAASQIAIKLLGTNGGGYFNANSAHPYENPTPLSDILEIIALLIIPAGLCYTFGSMVGSVKKGVALLIAMLIIFIPLVGICFWAEQSGSPLLLHPGIDQSPGALQSGGNMEGKEVRFGIVHSTLFAVATTATSCGAVNSMHDSFTPLGGLIPLMMIQFGEIVFGGVGSGLGVMIVYVIIAMFIAGLMVGRTPEYLGKKIEPPEMTLAAIIILIPIVAILVGTAIAVVTDAGTSSIFNPGAHGFSEVLYAFSSAVGNNGSAFGGLSANTLFYNLALALEMFVGRFPMLILLLALAGSFAQKKIVPQSGGTLQDHRPLFIIWLVFVIVSVGVLSFLPALALGPIAEFLMQGGLMHV, encoded by the coding sequence ATGCGGCAGATTAGGCCTGCCATTGTTATCTTCGTACTGCTTACAATCATCACCGGGATCATCTATCCACTTCTGGTAACGGGCCTTGCCATGATCTTCTTCCCCTGGCAGGCGAATGGCAGTCTTTTTGATCTCCATGGTCATCATGCAGGATCTGCCCTTATAGGGCAGCCGTTTACTTCAGAAAAGTACTTCTGGTCAAGGCTCTCTGCTACATCACCATCGTATAATTCGAGTCTCTCATCTGGCTCTAATTATGGACCAACTAATCCGGCACTCGTTGATCGGGTTACCTCATCTGTTCTGGAGATGCAAACCAGATCGCTACAGGCCACAGACCTTATCCCAGTGGATCTCGTCACAACATCAGCGAGTGGTTTAGACCCTGATATTAGTGTAGCCTCTGCGTACTATCAGATTCCAAGAGTTGCCAATGCACGGGGGATCGATACCAGTATACTGACCGGACTTGTGAACCAGCATATCCAGAACCCACAGTTTGGAGTCCTTGGTGAGAGCAGAATCAATGTTCTATCACTAAACCAGGACCTTGACTCATACCAATCTCCAAACAATCAACTCACGAGCTCATTGTCAACAAAAATTTCTGAAAAAACCCCAATCATCCTTGGAATCAGAGCTTCAGATTGGCTTCAGTTCGTTATCTTTTTTGTTCTCTTGGTTGCGCTGGTTATTCCGGTTGGAAGATACATGGTTCATATCTACCAGGGAACTGGCTCAGGCACCAACGTATTTCGAAGATCTGAATCCTGGATCTTAAGCAGGGCGGGAATTAAGAACGATGACGAGATGGACTGGAAGACATTTGCCTTTGCACTGATGATCTTCAACATTCTTGGCATTATTGTCGTGTTCATCCTCCAGCAGATCCAGCATTACCTTCCTCTTAATCCCCTGAACCTTGGTGCAGTCGCTCCGGATCTTTCACTCAACACTGGAGTCAGTTTTACAACCAACACAAACTGGCAGGCATATGCAGGAGAGACAACTCTCAGTTACCTCACCCAGATGCTGGGATTAACAGTTCAGAATTTCCTATCAGCTGCAACCGGAATGGCAGTCCTTGTTGCCCTCATCTATGGGTTTACCCGTAAACAGGCTGGATCCATCGGAAACTTCTGGGTACTCCTGATCAGAAGTATCTGGATTCTCCTTCCACTCAGCATCATCTTCTCTCTCATCCTGGTATCACAGGGAACAATTCAGAATTTTAACGGACCTGCTACAGTTCAACTCCTCGATCCACTCACAGATAATGGGTCCACAGTTGCAATAACCCAGGTTATCCCTCAGGGACCGGCAGCTTCACAGATTGCAATCAAGTTACTTGGAACAAATGGCGGCGGATATTTTAACGCTAATTCTGCCCACCCATATGAGAACCCAACGCCTCTCTCAGATATTCTTGAAATTATTGCTCTTCTGATCATTCCGGCAGGACTCTGTTATACCTTCGGAAGCATGGTCGGATCGGTAAAGAAAGGAGTAGCCCTGCTTATCGCGATGCTCATCATCTTCATCCCTCTTGTTGGTATCTGTTTCTGGGCAGAGCAGAGCGGCAGCCCACTCTTATTACATCCCGGCATTGATCAATCTCCAGGAGCCCTCCAGTCTGGAGGAAATATGGAAGGAAAAGAGGTCAGATTCGGAATAGTCCATAGTACCCTCTTTGCAGTGGCGACCACAGCGACCTCATGTGGTGCAGTAAATTCTATGCATGACTCGTTTACTCCACTTGGAGGACTGATCCCACTCATGATGATTCAGTTCGGAGAGATCGTCTTTGGCGGAGTCGGATCCGGCCTTGGAGTGATGATTGTGTATGTCATCATCGCTATGTTCATCGCAGGGCTCATGGTGGGCAGAACCCCGGAATATCTTGGAAAAAAGATCGAACCACCAGAGATGACACTGGCAGCCATCATCATCCTCATCCCGATAGTTGCCATCCTCGTAGGTACTGCAATAGCAGTGGTCACAGATGCAGGAACTTCCTCTATCTTCAATCCCGGGGCCCATGGATTCTCTGAAGTTTTATACGCATTCTCCTCGGCTGTTGGGAATAACGGGAGTGCATTTGGAGGGCTCAGTGCAAACACATTGTTTTACAACCTGGCTCTTGCCCTTGAGATGTTTGTAGGAAGATTCCCAATGCTGATACTCCTGTTAGCCCTCGCCGGGTCTTTCGCACAAAAGAAAATTGTTCCGCAATCCGGGGGAACATTGCAGGATCACCGGCCACTCTTTATTATCTGGCTCGTCTTTGTCATTGTAAGCGTAGGAGTCCTGAGTTTTCTTCCTGCCCTTGCCCTTGGCCCGATTGCAGAATTTCTCATGCAGGGAGGTCTGATGCATGTCTGA
- a CDS encoding ABC transporter substrate-binding protein has product MDLSRLIFILTCSLLLCGVVLAENQTQTIVIGGLLPLTGNGSAQGPSYKAAMEMAAEDLNAKYSDLKLPYQVQVRIVDTETDPAIAKELGTEMIKDGIHCIVGPLTSEEMKALETTANESGTILIGFGSTTPGISSKDNTIFRLCPDDIFQAQGIMGLLKKQNYTTIIPVVRNDVYGQELLELVSNLSTKGNYTLTTPVYYEPGTNSFNSTVDKIAESVHSVDKKTGTAVLAIGFDEVADLLEEASQNLVLSSVPWFGTDGIALSDSVLKKKNAAEFATKTNFTATIYGEMENEPRFMEFSKRLQNATGIKATPYAVVINDAVQLAALTEIMSPGVTEKGPIFLDNACHFYGVSGYTSLTDSGDRKFANIDFWTVKKNDDQYSWTKIGRFVNQMAGPIIEMKTKS; this is encoded by the coding sequence ATGGATCTTTCTCGTTTAATTTTCATTTTAACCTGTTCACTGCTACTATGTGGTGTAGTCCTGGCTGAAAACCAGACACAGACAATAGTCATCGGTGGACTTCTTCCCCTAACCGGGAATGGATCTGCTCAGGGTCCTTCGTATAAGGCAGCTATGGAGATGGCAGCCGAAGATCTGAACGCAAAATATTCAGATCTTAAACTACCATATCAGGTTCAGGTACGGATTGTTGATACCGAAACAGATCCGGCTATTGCCAAAGAACTCGGTACAGAGATGATCAAGGATGGTATCCATTGCATCGTCGGGCCGTTAACATCAGAAGAGATGAAAGCACTTGAGACAACAGCAAATGAATCTGGAACAATACTGATTGGATTCGGAAGTACAACACCGGGCATCTCAAGTAAGGATAACACAATTTTCAGACTCTGTCCGGATGACATCTTTCAGGCCCAGGGAATAATGGGCCTGCTTAAGAAGCAGAACTACACTACTATCATTCCAGTTGTTCGAAATGATGTATATGGGCAGGAATTATTAGAACTGGTCAGTAATCTCTCCACCAAAGGCAACTATACATTGACCACTCCAGTCTATTATGAGCCTGGAACGAACTCCTTTAATTCGACCGTCGATAAGATAGCAGAATCTGTTCACTCAGTAGATAAGAAGACCGGCACTGCTGTTCTGGCGATTGGTTTTGATGAAGTTGCTGATCTTCTCGAGGAAGCATCGCAAAACCTGGTACTCAGTTCTGTTCCATGGTTTGGAACTGATGGTATCGCCCTCTCTGACTCGGTCCTAAAGAAAAAGAATGCAGCAGAATTCGCAACAAAGACAAATTTTACTGCAACAATTTATGGCGAGATGGAGAATGAGCCTAGGTTCATGGAATTCTCTAAACGTCTGCAGAATGCTACCGGAATTAAGGCCACTCCTTATGCAGTTGTCATCAATGATGCAGTCCAGCTTGCTGCACTAACAGAAATTATGAGCCCCGGAGTTACAGAAAAAGGGCCAATATTTTTAGATAATGCATGTCACTTTTACGGAGTTTCAGGCTACACCTCATTGACCGATTCAGGAGATCGAAAATTTGCAAACATCGATTTCTGGACCGTTAAGAAGAATGATGATCAGTATTCATGGACGAAGATCGGTCGATTTGTAAACCAGATGGCAGGTCCGATTATTGAGATGAAGACCAAATCATAA
- a CDS encoding transporter substrate-binding domain-containing protein, with protein sequence MVFADQNTSIAQQDRLQEILSRGTLVVAINIDLASDFKVNNETARDPESKCSDLQYAENQVSGYDVQIGSQVAKELGVDSCYVPTNSSELKNTKWGDKWDYYTDFYMTNDRLKWLYFAQPIFAVSSSFYIRANDTIVSNISDLSGKKIGAYVQSAQTSYLNNNLTMVGTVNDNPVKDPTIVEYAQDSDAINDLVSGKVDALLFPDTDMNNVIANGTPIVALKPYAFMGYSGIAVEKGDGNSTVSFVEKLNDIVQKMHTEGFLSSIYMKTYNHDLSKDAQSFDISSLHQFNESSS encoded by the coding sequence ATGGTTTTTGCAGATCAGAATACATCTATTGCGCAGCAGGACAGGCTTCAGGAGATTCTATCCCGGGGCACACTGGTTGTAGCTATCAATATTGATCTCGCATCTGATTTCAAAGTTAACAACGAAACGGCACGCGATCCAGAATCAAAATGTTCTGATCTTCAGTATGCTGAAAACCAGGTGAGCGGATATGATGTGCAGATCGGGTCCCAGGTAGCAAAAGAACTTGGAGTTGACTCCTGTTATGTCCCCACAAACAGTTCTGAACTGAAGAACACGAAATGGGGGGATAAGTGGGATTACTACACAGACTTCTATATGACAAACGACCGTCTGAAATGGTTATATTTTGCACAACCGATATTTGCAGTTTCATCATCTTTTTACATAAGGGCCAACGATACCATTGTCTCCAACATCTCTGATCTATCTGGAAAGAAAATAGGGGCATATGTTCAGTCTGCCCAGACCAGTTACCTGAATAATAATCTCACCATGGTTGGAACTGTCAATGATAATCCTGTCAAAGATCCAACGATCGTAGAGTATGCTCAGGATTCAGATGCAATCAATGATCTTGTATCAGGAAAAGTTGATGCACTTTTGTTCCCTGATACAGACATGAATAATGTGATTGCAAACGGGACTCCGATCGTTGCCCTGAAACCCTATGCATTTATGGGATATTCCGGGATCGCAGTTGAGAAAGGAGATGGTAATTCTACAGTTTCTTTTGTTGAAAAACTGAATGATATCGTTCAAAAGATGCATACCGAAGGATTTCTGTCATCCATCTACATGAAAACGTACAATCATGATCTCAGCAAAGATGCACAGTCTTTTGATATCTCATCCCTTCATCAGTTCAATGAAAGTTCGTCTTAA
- a CDS encoding amidohydrolase: MSKPSTLYIILLIFFAAISYSTLPVYADQYADTVLLNGSVYTVEPGTNWSENPREAVAIKGDTILSINSSSDIKKYIGPKTVVHDLAGMMVLPGFIDSHIHFGASAELTFGVNLSACHSVGEVQQLLADYYSEHPDIDVIRGFGWNYYIFNETGPDKAVIDTVIPDKPVILTSFDGHASWVNSKSLEVGEITADTPDPEGGKIEHDASGDPTGVLREMAASNLVTNKVPPLTPTEIEEKVMDILPKAAAYGITTADDAALTPGMILAYSHLENLGRLPVRIFGEMVAVPNFGTEQIALMELEQDIFSSYPLDNETSQNNDITLNTRLANTSDHQLKSIQNLKDTKGLFRLETGKLFLDGVVEGHTGYLLSPYTDQPETKGMINWNVSRFDEMIRTLDREGFQVDIHSIGDGAVRLCLDAYENARDENGKRDSRHKISHIQLINSSDIPRLKSLGIVASLQPNWFYYDNNFRNVSLPYLGSDRAEHMYTLKTLMDNDIPVAFGSDWPVGTDYLTFNPLDGIRTAVTRLPLPSDSPYKKPYRPEERIDLQHAIEAYTYTGAYTDFMENSTGTIEPGKLADIIVIDRDLFTIQPEDINKAHVVATYLEGKQVYSDPLVTNSTEN; encoded by the coding sequence ATGTCGAAACCGAGTACCCTGTATATCATTCTACTTATTTTCTTTGCCGCAATCAGTTATTCCACGCTCCCGGTCTATGCAGATCAGTATGCAGACACCGTCCTGCTGAATGGTTCAGTATATACTGTAGAACCTGGAACGAACTGGTCTGAAAATCCCAGGGAAGCAGTTGCAATAAAAGGAGATACAATCCTTTCAATAAATTCAAGCAGTGATATCAAGAAGTATATCGGACCGAAAACCGTTGTCCATGACCTTGCAGGAATGATGGTATTACCAGGATTCATCGACTCACATATTCATTTTGGAGCATCTGCAGAGCTGACATTCGGGGTAAATCTCTCGGCATGCCACTCTGTAGGCGAGGTTCAGCAACTTCTTGCTGACTACTATTCTGAACATCCTGATATTGATGTTATCCGGGGATTTGGGTGGAATTATTATATCTTCAATGAGACCGGGCCTGATAAAGCAGTCATAGATACTGTGATCCCGGACAAACCGGTAATTCTGACATCATTTGATGGTCATGCATCTTGGGTGAACTCTAAATCACTTGAGGTCGGGGAAATTACTGCTGACACACCTGATCCCGAAGGTGGAAAGATAGAACATGATGCCAGTGGAGACCCAACCGGAGTCCTCAGAGAGATGGCAGCATCGAATCTTGTCACCAACAAAGTACCTCCTCTCACTCCGACCGAGATCGAAGAGAAGGTAATGGATATCCTTCCCAAGGCTGCAGCATATGGAATAACAACAGCAGATGATGCTGCCCTGACACCCGGAATGATCCTAGCCTATTCACACCTGGAGAATCTGGGGAGACTACCGGTCCGGATATTTGGAGAGATGGTCGCAGTTCCAAACTTCGGGACTGAGCAGATCGCTCTGATGGAACTGGAACAGGACATCTTCAGTTCGTACCCGTTGGATAATGAAACCAGTCAAAATAATGATATCACGTTGAATACGAGGCTGGCAAATACCTCCGACCATCAACTCAAATCAATACAAAATCTCAAGGACACAAAAGGTCTCTTCAGACTTGAAACCGGAAAACTGTTCCTGGATGGTGTTGTTGAAGGGCATACCGGATATCTCCTCTCTCCATATACCGATCAACCTGAGACAAAGGGGATGATAAACTGGAACGTCTCCCGGTTTGATGAGATGATAAGAACTCTGGACAGGGAAGGATTCCAGGTAGATATTCATTCTATCGGTGATGGAGCCGTCAGACTATGCCTTGATGCATATGAGAATGCCAGAGATGAGAACGGAAAGAGGGATTCCAGACATAAGATATCACACATCCAGTTGATCAACTCCTCTGATATCCCAAGACTCAAATCTCTTGGAATAGTTGCATCTCTGCAACCGAACTGGTTCTACTATGATAATAACTTCAGAAATGTCTCTCTTCCATACCTCGGCAGCGATCGTGCCGAGCACATGTACACACTCAAAACGCTCATGGATAATGACATCCCGGTCGCATTTGGATCAGACTGGCCAGTAGGAACCGATTACCTGACATTCAATCCTCTCGATGGTATCAGAACGGCAGTAACAAGGCTTCCACTTCCCTCTGATTCACCGTACAAAAAGCCTTACAGACCTGAGGAGCGGATTGATCTACAACATGCTATCGAAGCCTACACCTATACCGGTGCATATACCGACTTCATGGAGAACAGTACAGGGACAATTGAGCCCGGGAAACTTGCAGATATCATCGTCATTGACAGGGATCTATTTACAATCCAGCCAGAGGATATCAACAAGGCTCACGTAGTCGCAACATATCTGGAAGGAAAGCAGGTATACAGTGATCCACTGGTTACAAACTCAACTGAAAATTAA
- a CDS encoding alpha/beta fold hydrolase, with amino-acid sequence MIINRFNIGTIPAVLWGDTCDKILIAVHGYLSHKEDIVIQLLAREATDKSYQVLSFDLPEHGDRRAEDIPCKVQFCIRDLAEVMRFVKEEWKEISLFACSMGAYFSLLAYKNEPLNKALFLSPVVDMERIISNMMTWFQVTPGRLQKEQTIDTPIGQKLYWDYFCYVRDHPVDTWNVQTSILYGTKDEICESDTIRAFTEKFHCNLTIMENSEHYVHTKEQLKVYSDWLQTNMR; translated from the coding sequence ATGATCATTAATAGATTCAATATTGGAACGATTCCCGCTGTATTATGGGGAGATACATGTGATAAAATTCTGATTGCAGTTCATGGATACCTCTCTCATAAGGAAGATATCGTGATACAACTCCTGGCACGTGAAGCAACTGATAAAAGTTACCAGGTATTGAGTTTCGATCTCCCGGAACACGGGGATAGAAGAGCCGAAGATATCCCTTGTAAGGTGCAGTTCTGTATCCGGGATCTTGCAGAGGTCATGAGATTTGTAAAAGAAGAGTGGAAGGAAATCAGCCTGTTTGCATGTAGTATGGGTGCGTATTTCAGTCTATTGGCATATAAGAATGAGCCATTGAACAAGGCTCTGTTCCTGTCACCGGTGGTTGATATGGAACGGATCATCAGCAACATGATGACCTGGTTTCAGGTAACTCCCGGACGTCTGCAAAAAGAACAGACCATCGACACACCAATTGGCCAGAAACTGTATTGGGATTACTTCTGTTATGTGAGAGACCATCCGGTTGATACCTGGAATGTCCAGACAAGTATTCTGTATGGTACAAAGGATGAGATCTGTGAGTCTGACACAATCAGGGCGTTTACAGAAAAATTCCATTGTAATCTCACGATTATGGAGAACAGTGAGCATTACGTTCATACCAAAGAGCAACTTAAGGTATATTCTGACTGGTTACAAACCAATATGCGGTAA
- a CDS encoding isoprenylcysteine carboxylmethyltransferase family protein: MADGQSYFLLMLLSSILVNWVFPYPMLISAPVTYIGIVFIIFGISVCYWVRSKFLQNKTTLSPFETPSVLVTTGPFQFSRNPVYLGMTSILLGTALFMGSGIPFISPLLFIAIIEILFIPIEEQRLERVFGDQYREYKRTVRTWI, translated from the coding sequence ATGGCAGATGGTCAATCGTACTTTTTACTGATGTTACTATCATCAATTCTGGTGAACTGGGTGTTTCCGTACCCGATGCTCATCTCTGCACCGGTTACCTACATTGGGATAGTCTTCATCATTTTCGGGATATCGGTATGTTACTGGGTTCGCTCAAAATTTCTACAGAATAAAACAACACTCTCACCATTTGAGACCCCCTCTGTACTTGTGACAACCGGACCGTTTCAATTCAGCCGGAACCCGGTTTACCTTGGTATGACATCTATTCTCCTTGGAACCGCTCTATTCATGGGTTCTGGTATTCCATTCATATCCCCCCTTCTGTTCATCGCAATAATTGAGATCCTGTTTATTCCAATCGAAGAACAGAGATTGGAAAGGGTATTTGGCGATCAATACCGGGAATACAAGAGAACTGTCAGAACATGGATCTAA
- a CDS encoding chemotaxis protein CheW, with product MEISAIHQVSTQSEHDMQVSVTRTKTQKNKNSTDLQFVEFTLGSENFAINLFNTKEVITPTSITPLPNSAAYIKGVMDLRGTITTIVDLKLLLNISETGDSKKRSRIIILDSDPTEKSVGILVDDVYSVSTRHASDIERETDDKAHSTRFILGVIRITRSDKHNLVLWLDIQKIRASITSEL from the coding sequence ATGGAGATCAGTGCCATTCATCAGGTTTCCACCCAGTCAGAACATGATATGCAGGTCAGTGTAACGCGAACAAAAACTCAAAAGAATAAGAACAGTACCGATCTGCAGTTCGTTGAGTTTACCCTTGGGAGTGAAAACTTTGCAATCAACCTGTTTAATACAAAAGAGGTCATAACACCGACCTCTATCACTCCGCTTCCTAACTCTGCAGCATATATCAAAGGGGTAATGGATCTTCGGGGAACCATCACCACAATCGTAGATCTTAAACTTCTGCTCAATATCAGTGAGACAGGAGACTCAAAAAAGCGATCAAGAATCATCATTCTGGACAGCGATCCAACAGAAAAATCGGTAGGAATCCTTGTTGATGACGTCTATTCTGTCAGTACCCGTCATGCTTCAGATATTGAGCGGGAGACTGATGACAAGGCTCATAGCACAAGATTTATTCTCGGAGTAATCAGGATAACCAGGTCAGACAAGCATAACCTGGTTCTCTGGCTTGATATTCAGAAGATTCGTGCATCAATTACCAGCGAACTCTGA